A genomic segment from Lignipirellula cremea encodes:
- a CDS encoding arylsulfatase, producing MAFVAQVIYTQPVNADQASRPNIVLIMADDMGFSDIGCYGGEVKTPNLDSMAKDGLRFLQFYNNAKCTTTRASLVTGLYPRPRGGLLKTNMVTLGEALKTAGYQTSLSGKWHLGSSPTTHPFHRGFDRYYGLLDGCCNFFNPVQPDPKFKGGKVRKFGRDDQKITEFPDDYYTTDAFTDHAVESIHQFAAANKPFFVHVCYTAPHYPLHAKPADIAKYRGKFRMGWYEMRKQRLARQIAMGIIDPKWDMSSDDSRAYSWETANQDWEDLRMAVYAAMIDSMDQNIGRLLKALDETGVADNTVVMFLSDNGGCAEEPGGRNTAAIPGPKEFYTAVGPAWGWAQNAPFCRYKSWVHEGGISTPFIVRWPAQTKADGMTQQVGHIIDIMATCMDLAGKPYPEEFQGQKILPLEGTSLAPVFRGDDRSPPAELCWEWSGNRAVRQGNWKCVWDSRIKKWELYDMQDDRTETRNLAEKFPDRTAQMSRDWMAWAERTGAPH from the coding sequence GTGGCATTCGTTGCACAAGTAATTTATACGCAACCAGTTAACGCCGATCAAGCCTCGCGCCCCAATATCGTTTTGATCATGGCCGACGACATGGGGTTCTCGGATATAGGCTGTTACGGGGGCGAAGTCAAAACGCCCAATCTGGATTCGATGGCGAAAGACGGCCTCCGATTTCTGCAGTTCTATAACAACGCCAAGTGCACCACCACGCGGGCCTCGCTGGTGACGGGACTCTATCCGCGTCCTCGCGGCGGACTGCTGAAAACGAACATGGTGACGCTCGGCGAAGCGCTAAAAACGGCCGGCTATCAAACGTCGCTCAGCGGCAAATGGCACCTGGGATCTTCGCCGACGACCCATCCGTTCCATCGCGGTTTCGATCGCTATTACGGCCTGCTCGATGGCTGTTGTAATTTTTTTAATCCCGTCCAGCCCGATCCCAAATTCAAAGGCGGCAAGGTGCGGAAGTTCGGGCGCGACGATCAGAAGATCACCGAGTTCCCCGACGACTACTACACGACCGACGCCTTTACGGACCACGCGGTGGAGAGCATCCACCAGTTCGCGGCGGCGAACAAGCCCTTTTTTGTCCACGTGTGCTACACGGCGCCCCATTATCCGCTCCACGCCAAACCGGCCGATATCGCCAAATACCGCGGCAAATTCCGCATGGGCTGGTACGAAATGCGAAAGCAGCGACTGGCCCGTCAGATCGCCATGGGCATCATCGATCCGAAGTGGGACATGTCGTCCGACGACAGCAGGGCCTATTCCTGGGAAACGGCGAACCAGGACTGGGAGGACCTCCGCATGGCGGTCTATGCGGCCATGATCGACTCGATGGACCAGAACATCGGCCGCCTGCTGAAAGCCCTGGACGAGACAGGCGTCGCCGACAATACCGTAGTAATGTTCCTCTCCGATAACGGCGGCTGCGCCGAAGAGCCGGGCGGCCGCAACACGGCGGCGATACCAGGTCCCAAGGAATTTTACACCGCCGTCGGACCGGCCTGGGGCTGGGCCCAGAATGCCCCCTTCTGTCGCTATAAATCCTGGGTGCATGAAGGCGGCATCAGCACCCCGTTTATTGTCCGCTGGCCCGCCCAGACAAAGGCCGACGGCATGACGCAGCAGGTCGGCCACATTATTGATATCATGGCCACCTGCATGGACCTGGCTGGCAAGCCTTATCCGGAGGAGTTCCAGGGACAGAAGATCCTGCCGCTGGAAGGAACGTCGCTGGCGCCCGTTTTCCGCGGGGATGACCGCAGTCCGCCGGCCGAGTTATGCTGGGAATGGTCCGGCAACCGCGCGGTCCGCCAGGGGAACTGGAAGTGCGTATGGGATTCCCGGATCAAAAAGTGGGAGCTGTACGACATGCAGGACGATCGAACGGAGACCAGGAACCTGGCGGAGAAATTTCCCGACCGCACCGCACAAATGAGCCGCGACTGGATGGCCTGGGCCGAACGGACCGGGGCGCCTCATTAA
- a CDS encoding NADPH-dependent F420 reductase: MKIGVLGTGHVGGTLGARWAQNGHDVLFGSRDPQSEKAARLMETAGESARIGSVAEAASHGDVVLLASPWSTIQETIEAAGDLSGKVVIDCINPINATFTGLDLGHTESGAEKIAEWAPGAKVVKAFNTVSAATMKDADYGEHQAAVFFCGDDEGAKETVRQLAEELGLDPVDSGELAMARYLEPFAMLYIKVAIGQKWGGNFAFKVLRR, encoded by the coding sequence GTGAAAATTGGAGTTTTGGGTACGGGGCACGTTGGGGGAACTCTGGGAGCCCGCTGGGCGCAGAACGGGCACGACGTGCTGTTCGGTTCGCGCGATCCGCAAAGTGAGAAAGCGGCCAGGCTCATGGAAACGGCCGGCGAATCGGCCCGTATCGGCTCTGTCGCTGAAGCCGCTTCGCACGGCGATGTCGTGCTGCTCGCCTCACCCTGGTCGACCATCCAGGAAACCATCGAGGCGGCGGGCGACTTGTCGGGCAAGGTGGTGATCGATTGTATCAATCCGATCAACGCCACTTTTACCGGCCTGGATCTTGGGCATACCGAATCGGGCGCTGAAAAGATCGCCGAGTGGGCCCCTGGCGCCAAAGTGGTGAAGGCCTTCAATACCGTAAGTGCGGCGACGATGAAGGACGCCGACTATGGCGAGCACCAGGCGGCCGTCTTTTTTTGTGGCGACGACGAGGGGGCGAAAGAGACGGTCCGGCAACTGGCGGAAGAGCTGGGACTCGACCCGGTCGACTCGGGCGAACTTGCAATGGCCCGTTATCTGGAGCCGTTCGCCATGCTTTATATCAAGGTCGCCATCGGGCAGAAGTGGGGCGGCAACTTTGCCTTTAAGGTACTGCGACGGTAG
- a CDS encoding PilZ domain-containing protein produces the protein MTENRRTSYRCPVRSNDEVAILRTRRRDLVVRIIDESAGGLSIQVENSKELSEGEILSIAHNSSCFEVRVAYLREQAEDGKWRVGLERRGELKYLHSAGVFHGVTFRDFTASFGLLAVTSAILFMIWHMSPPEWKKGLFGEEDTAIVENSDAENDSEAREKLLAAKYLRLSDARSPRFANMLELTPPQVKEIHTVVEATSRSIAGMYRNRSGDDDDRWIDASLDLINKTWMRIEQVMTPPQHERFAQMLQQAKLRSQQARASEPPATVAVP, from the coding sequence ATGACTGAGAACCGTCGTACCTCGTATCGCTGCCCGGTGCGTTCGAACGATGAAGTTGCGATCCTGCGCACCAGGCGTCGTGATCTGGTGGTGCGCATCATCGATGAATCGGCAGGCGGTCTTTCCATCCAGGTCGAAAACTCAAAGGAGTTGAGCGAAGGAGAAATCCTCTCCATTGCCCACAACTCCAGCTGTTTTGAGGTGCGCGTCGCCTACCTGCGAGAACAGGCGGAAGACGGCAAGTGGCGGGTCGGCCTGGAGCGACGCGGCGAGCTGAAATATTTGCACAGCGCTGGCGTGTTCCATGGCGTGACCTTCCGCGACTTCACCGCTTCGTTTGGCTTGCTGGCCGTGACGAGCGCGATCCTGTTCATGATCTGGCACATGTCGCCGCCCGAGTGGAAAAAGGGCCTTTTCGGCGAAGAAGACACCGCGATCGTAGAGAACAGCGACGCAGAAAACGACAGCGAAGCCCGCGAGAAACTGCTCGCGGCAAAATACCTGCGACTAAGCGACGCACGTTCCCCGCGCTTCGCCAACATGCTGGAACTGACCCCGCCGCAGGTGAAAGAAATTCACACCGTCGTCGAGGCGACTTCACGTTCGATTGCCGGCATGTATCGCAATCGTTCGGGCGACGACGATGATCGCTGGATCGATGCCAGCCTGGATCTGATCAACAAAACGTGGATGCGGATCGAACAGGTCATGACCCCACCCCAGCACGAACGGTTTGCCCAGATGCTGCAGCAGGCCAAACTGCGATCGCAGCAGGCCCGTGCCAGCGAACCGCCGGCTACCGTCGCAGTACCTTAA
- a CDS encoding tyrosine-type recombinase/integrase, translating to MKHDESSTSNRACAALDSRSLTTALSVRKKTKGPRAATRLAAPWRQGTETGSVLIVFPTISTVNSQRQLGELRKDKQPMARNRKQRRQQHGSAWHWKQTDSWYYTEPGTKKRIPLFDEIGERIRGKENKEVARVALARIKVADELNTPAPAASNEWTVAKVCDVYLADLHRSANPEWATQVEKWLNDLCGYCGALKVSEFQKKHLRTWLQRHTTWNHNSQRNVIGSVIAAFNFCCKFDDLDVNPVAGYQKPTATPRVTAFSPEEETAILEAADEAHGLFIKACLLTGARPYSELAKVTADHVVETPQGMYYLLKARTADGGHGHKSAKKTGKDRRIMLCEEMESITRQLMLTAPKGSGTPLFRTTRGRQWKRCNGVQRFLELKRKLKLPDDRCMYTCRHTFAKRTLSGYYTGVPVTIEVLAGLMGNTPKVCWDHYAAWADQYNDPLWAALGKKPSKRKAG from the coding sequence TTGAAACATGATGAATCCTCTACTTCTAATCGCGCGTGCGCTGCGCTCGATTCTCGCTCGCTCACCACCGCGCTATCGGTGCGCAAAAAGACCAAGGGGCCACGGGCGGCAACCCGTTTGGCGGCCCCTTGGCGGCAAGGAACCGAAACCGGTTCCGTCTTGATTGTCTTCCCCACGATATCCACAGTCAATTCCCAGCGGCAACTGGGAGAGCTACGAAAGGACAAACAACCAATGGCAAGGAATCGAAAACAACGTCGCCAACAGCACGGATCTGCCTGGCACTGGAAGCAAACTGACTCGTGGTACTACACCGAACCCGGCACGAAGAAACGCATTCCGTTGTTCGACGAGATAGGCGAGCGGATTCGCGGCAAGGAGAACAAGGAAGTCGCGCGAGTGGCCCTGGCTCGGATTAAGGTGGCTGACGAGTTGAACACGCCAGCCCCCGCAGCATCGAACGAGTGGACGGTGGCCAAGGTGTGCGATGTCTACCTGGCCGATTTGCACCGCTCGGCGAATCCTGAGTGGGCGACCCAGGTTGAGAAATGGCTCAACGATCTCTGTGGCTACTGCGGTGCACTGAAAGTCAGTGAGTTTCAAAAGAAGCACTTGCGTACGTGGCTTCAGCGGCACACGACCTGGAATCACAACAGCCAGCGAAATGTGATCGGTTCGGTGATCGCTGCGTTCAACTTCTGCTGCAAGTTCGACGATCTCGATGTCAACCCAGTCGCAGGATATCAAAAGCCAACGGCAACGCCCCGCGTCACCGCCTTCTCGCCCGAGGAAGAGACCGCAATCCTTGAAGCAGCGGACGAAGCCCACGGCCTTTTCATCAAGGCGTGCCTCTTGACCGGGGCAAGGCCGTATTCCGAATTGGCGAAAGTGACCGCAGATCACGTTGTCGAGACACCGCAGGGAATGTACTACCTGTTGAAGGCCCGAACTGCCGATGGAGGTCACGGTCACAAGAGTGCCAAGAAGACCGGCAAGGACCGACGCATCATGTTGTGCGAGGAGATGGAGTCGATCACGCGGCAGTTGATGCTGACGGCACCGAAAGGGAGCGGAACGCCGCTGTTTCGCACGACTCGGGGTCGGCAATGGAAACGCTGCAACGGTGTCCAACGCTTTCTAGAACTGAAACGCAAGCTGAAGCTGCCCGATGACCGCTGTATGTACACCTGTCGGCACACTTTCGCCAAGCGCACGTTGAGCGGGTACTACACCGGCGTGCCGGTCACGATTGAGGTGCTCGCGGGACTGATGGGGAACACGCCCAAGGTTTGCTGGGATCACTACGCGGCGTGGGCCGATCAGTATAACGACCCGCTGTGGGCAGCTTTGGGCAAGAAGCCTTCCAAGCGAAAGGCAGGATGA